The genomic stretch TCACTAACTCCCGTTCTGTCACATGTCCAATACGTGCTTGTTCCAAGGATTTTCGTAAGTGAGCAGCATTCGCGGGATTCGATAAGAGATATTCTGTTTCTTGCCATGCGGTAAATTCCCGTTCTGATAATAAAATCGCTTTATGCGTGTCATCAAGAAAAATCATAATAGGCTCAGCATCAGTATCCGCTTGATAGACTAACTGCTCTAAATTCTTTTTTGCCTCTTGAATTGTAGTGACTTGCATATATTTCCTCTCAAAGATAAAATAACCACACATTAACGTATGATAACATCTTATCATCATCTCATTATCTTGTTTCCCAATTATAG from bacterium encodes the following:
- a CDS encoding type II toxin-antitoxin system Phd/YefM family antitoxin; amino-acid sequence: MHIIDYCAIIGKQDNEMMIRCYHTLMCGYFIFERKYMQVTTIQEAKKNLEQLVYQADTDAEPIMIFLDDTHKAILLSEREFTAWQETEYLLSNPANAAHLRKSLEQARIGHVTERELVNV